From the genome of Buchnera aphidicola (Therioaphis trifolii):
TAACTGGAATACCATGGATACAAATAAAAATGGCTATTTCTATTGATGGAAAAATAGCTATGAAAAATGGAGAAAGTAAATGGATTACTGAAAAAAAATCAATACAAAATGTACATAAACATAGAGCATTAAGTTCAGCAATTTTAAGTACTAGCAATACTATATTAAAAGATAATTCAAAATTCACCGCAAGATATCAAACTAAAAATAAAAAATATATACAACCAATTAGAATTATTATAGATAGTAAAAATCGTATTCAACTTCATCATAAAATTATTCAAGAAAATAAAAGTGAGGTATGGTTAATAAGATTATTTAAAGATAAAATTTTTTGGCCAAAACATGTAAAACAAATCATATTACCAAATAATATTAATCAAATTAATTTACATATATTATTGAAATTTTTAGGAAATAAAAAAATTAATACATTATGGATAGAATGTGGATCAAATTTATTTAGTAATATGTTAAGAATGCATTTAATTGATGAATTAATTTTATATATTGCACCAAAAATGTTAGGTAATAAAACAATATCACTATATCATGATATTAATAATATTTATTTAAATCAAGCAGAACAATTTATTTTTAAAAGTATAAAAAAAATAGGATCAGATATTAAAATTATATTACAACCAAAATATCAATATAAAAAAATATCATAGGAGAAATAATGTATCATCAAACAAGAAGAAATGCAAGAAAATATATAATACAAGCACTATATACATGGGAAATATCTAAAAATAATATTTTAGATATAAAAAATCAATATTTAAAAAAAATGAATAAAAAAATAGTAGATATAAAATATTTTCATGAATTAATGACAAAAGTAATAAATAATCATGAAAAATTAGATCAAAAAATAAAAAAATGTTTACATATAAAAATGCAAAAAATTGGACAAATAGAAAAAGCAATATTAAGATTATCTTTTTATGAATTATATAATAGAAAAGATATCCCTTATAAAGTATCAATAAATGAAAGTATTGAATTAGCTAAATTATTTGGTTCAAATAATAGTTATAAATTTATTAATGGAGTATTACAAAATGCAAAAGATAATATTAAAAATATAAAAACATAAATAAAAATTATTTAAATCAATATTTTATTTATTTCTTATATTTTTAATAAAAATATAAATAATTAAATCATACAAAATAATATCTAAATTATATAAATAATATTATGAATAAAAAAAAAAAAAATACAAAAATATGGAATATAAAATTAGCAAAACAAATTGCAAAAAAAGAATCTATTATATTAACAATTGAACATTTAGAGATTATTTATTTTATTAGAGATATTTATAATAAATATAAAATTATTCCACCAAATAGAATGTTATTAAAATTAATGAAAAAAAAATTTGAAAAAAAAAAATGTAATAATATATATATATTATCACTTTTTCCTAAAGGAATTAATAAACAAGCAAATAAAATTGCAGGATTACCAAAATCAAATATATGCTTATAATTTAATGATTTATAATTAATATAATATTAAAAATTATCATAATAATAATAGACCAATAAAATAATAATCTTGAAAAATTATAATAATTTAATAATAAAAAATATATATAAGATATAAATAACCATATAAAACTAAAAAACAATAAAATTAAAAAATATATTATATTAATATAATGAAAAATATAAAATAAAATAATTATT
Proteins encoded in this window:
- the ribD gene encoding bifunctional diaminohydroxyphosphoribosylaminopyrimidine deaminase/5-amino-6-(5-phosphoribosylamino)uracil reductase RibD, coding for MNILIKKNNIKKSKDKFYMQKAIQLAKKGKYTTDPNPNVGCIIVLKDKIVGIGWHKKSGENHAEVNAINMAGKLSKNATAYISLEPCNYFGKTPPCCDLIIKSGIKRVVIAILDPNPKVSGKSIEYLKKSGIQVEIGILSQKAKNINKGFFKRMLTGIPWIQIKMAISIDGKIAMKNGESKWITEKKSIQNVHKHRALSSAILSTSNTILKDNSKFTARYQTKNKKYIQPIRIIIDSKNRIQLHHKIIQENKSEVWLIRLFKDKIFWPKHVKQIILPNNINQINLHILLKFLGNKKINTLWIECGSNLFSNMLRMHLIDELILYIAPKMLGNKTISLYHDINNIYLNQAEQFIFKSIKKIGSDIKIILQPKYQYKKIS
- the nusB gene encoding transcription antitermination factor NusB, whose protein sequence is MYHQTRRNARKYIIQALYTWEISKNNILDIKNQYLKKMNKKIVDIKYFHELMTKVINNHEKLDQKIKKCLHIKMQKIGQIEKAILRLSFYELYNRKDIPYKVSINESIELAKLFGSNNSYKFINGVLQNAKDNIKNIKT
- a CDS encoding TusE/DsrC/DsvC family sulfur relay protein, encoding MNKKKKNTKIWNIKLAKQIAKKESIILTIEHLEIIYFIRDIYNKYKIIPPNRMLLKLMKKKFEKKKCNNIYILSLFPKGINKQANKIAGLPKSNICL